The genomic DNA GGCTACTTTGTTATGGAATCGGTTGTTCATCTGCTACTTCCTTATCCTGTTATCAGGCACAACCTTGCCTGGCCTGCACTGGCCCCATCGCCGGCAAGCCGGCTCCCACAGGTACAGCGGTGCTCTCAGGCCCAACTGCCGGCTTTGGAAGAAAAAGAGGCCACCTTCACCCGCACGATGGGGCGGCCCCAAGGAAACTCAGGCTGCCGCTGCCGCGAACTTCTCGTAGTAGAAGTTGGCCGGGGTGATGCCCTGCTCGCGGATGTACTGGCTGACCGCCTCGACCATCGGTGGCGGGCCGCACAGGTACACATCGACATCGCCGTCATTGAGGTGGCACGGCTCGATGTGCTGGGTCACGTAACCCTTTTGCGGGTAATGGCTTTCGGGGTTGGCCACACAGGCGCTGAAGGTGAAGTTGGGGATGAGCGCAGCCAGGGCGTGCAAACGGTCCAGCTCGACCAGGTCGAAGTCGTTGGTCACTCCATAGATCAGGTGCAGGGGATGCTCGCTGCCCTGTTCTGCGATCTTTTCCAGCATCGCCGTAAACGGTGCCAGGCCCGTGCCGCCGGCCAGCAGCAGCAAGGGGCGCTGGATCGGGCGCAGGTAGAAGCTGCCCAAGGGCCCGGCCAGGCTCATGTTGTCGCCGGCCTTGGCCAGGCTGGTGAGGAAGCTGCTCATCAGCCCGCCCGGCACGTTGCGAATCAGGAAGCTGACTTCGCCGTCCTTCTGCAACGAACTGAAGGAGTAGGCACGGCTCTGGTCGCTGCCGGGCACCGTGAGGTTGACGTACTGCCCCGGCAGGAAAGCCAGCCTGTTCAGCGACTCCCCCTTGATCGACAGGGCGATGGTACTGGCCGACAGCTGGCGCACATCACTGATGGCGGCCTGGAAGCTGGCTTGTTCGGTCTTGCACAGCTGCGAAGACGCCGGGATACGTACCACGCAGTCGCTTTCGGCGCGCATCTGGCAGGTCAGTACATAGCCTTCGGCGATTTCGTCTGCACTGAGGGCGTCTTCGATGAAGTTGTCGCCCAGGTCATAACGGCCGGATTCGGCCTTGCACTTGCAGGTACCGCAGGCGCCATCGCGGCAGTCCAGCGGGATATTGATGCCCTGGCGGTAGGCGGCGTCGGCGACGGTTTCATGGCCGCTGGCCTCGATGAAGCGGGTTACCCCGTCTTCGAAATTAAGCGCGATCTGGAAGCTCATGTTGCACCTCGCGGGCGAACCTGGCCACGGCGCACCATGGGGCACACCGGGCCGTTCGCGTAACCTCGGTTCAGATGTGGTAGATGTCGATGACCTGACGCACGTAGTCGTTCTTCAGCACCACCTTCTTGGCCTTGATAAGCGGCTGTTCGCCGCGCAGGTCCAGGGTATAGAAGCTCGTACCGAAGTAGCTGTCGGTGGTCTTGTAGCGAAAGCTCAGCGTGTGCCAGTTGAAGCGCACCTGGCAGTAGCCCTCACCCTGCTCGACGATCTCGATGTTGCTGATGTTGTGCGAGGTGCGGGTGTCGGGCACGGTCGCACTGGAACGCTCGGTCTTGATACGGAACACCCGGTCCTCGAGGCCGCCACGGTTGCCGTACCAGATCAGCGAGATCTCGCTTTGCGGATCGGTGGTGAGGCGGTCGTCGTCATCCCACGCGGGCATCCAGAAGCTTGCATCGCTGGCATACAATTCCAGCCACTGGTCCCACTGTGCATCGTCCAGGTAGCGCGCTTCGCGGTACAGGAAGTCGCGCACGGTCTCATGAAGGCTCATTGCACGGCCTCCACGGGGATCAGTTGCTGCTCGTCTTCCAGAGCCTTGAGCATGGTGTCCTGCCAGTACTTGTGCTGCAGCACGAACAGGCCCTCGTCCTCAGTGCGCACGCCAGACAGCAGCGGGCTGAGCTCGATTTCGCGGGCGGCCTCGTCGGCCCCCTCGACCCAGTGCGCCGCGCCGCGTGACATGTCGTTCCAGCCGGTACCACCGCCGTAACCTGTCTGGCAGGAGCGGAATTCCTCAAGGTCGTCGGGGGTGGCCATGCCACTGACGTTGAAGAAGTCTTCGTACTGACGAATGCGCCTGGCACGGGCCTCGGCGCTCTCGCCTCTGGGCGCGATGCAGTAGATGGTGATCTCGGTTTTGTTCACCGATATCGGCCGAGCGATCCGGATCTGCGAACTGAACTGGTCCATCAGGTAGACATTGGGGTACAGGCACAGGTTGCGCGAGTTCTCGATCATCCAGTCGGCGCGAGCCTGGCCGAAGTCCGCGGCGAGTTGTTCGCGGCGTTCGAAGGCCGGGCGGTCTTCGGGGTTGGCCCAGCGGGTCCAGAGCAGCAGGTGGCCATGGTCGAAGGAGTAAAAACCACCCCCCTGCTTGGCCCATGCACCAGCGCTCATGGTCTTGATCTCTTCACCCGCCTCGCGCTGCTTGCGCTGGTTCTGGGTGGCGGCGTAGTTCCAGTGCACGGAGCTGACATGGTAGCCGTCGGCGCCGTTCTCGGCGGTCAGCTTCCAGTTGCCTTCGTAGATGTACGAACTGGCCCCGCGCAGTACCTCCAGGCCCTCGGGGGACTGGTCAACGATCATGTCGATGATCTTGGCCGATTCGCCCAGGTGTTCGGCCAGCGGTTTGACATCGGCGTTGAGGCTGCCGAACAGGAAGCCGCGGTAGGATTCGAACCGGGCAACCTTGGTCAGGTCGTGGGAGCCGTCGCAGTTGAAACTGTCGGGGTAGCCGGCGTTGCTCGGATCCTTGACCTTGAGCAGCTTGCCGCTGTTATTGAAGGTCCAGCCATGGAACGGGCAGGTGTAGCTTGCGCGGTTTCCGCGCTTGTGCCGGCAGAGCATGGCACCGCGGTGACTGCAGGCATTGAGGAAAGCATTGAGCTCACCGTCCTTGTTGCGCGCGATAAAGATCGGCTGGCGCCCCATGGTCAGGGTGAGGAAGTCGTTTTTCTCGGGGATCTGGCTTTCGTGGGCCAGGTAGATCCAGTTGCCCTCGAAGATGTGTTTCATCTCCAGATCGAACAGGCGTGGGTCGGTGAACATCTCGCGCTTGCAGCGGTAGATGCCCTTTTCACGGTCGTCCTCGAGCATGGCATTGAGGTAGTCGAATCCCAGGGACATGGCCAGGGTCTCCATTGTTATTGTTCAGACCGGGTCAGGTTAGGGCGTGCCGGCGGGCGGCAATATCCGCTGGGTGCAAAGCGCTATCCGTTTTCTGCAAGGCAAAAGAAATTGATCAGGTACATGGCAAATTATCCATTGAACGGTGCGTGCTACCTGAAGTAAGCTCGGGCTCATCAACTGGAGAGCAACATGCCGAAACACACCCGCAACCACGCCAACAACACCGGTCGCAACCTGCGCCCAGTGCTGGCCGTTGCCGGCTGCAAGGCTGTTGCCTGCTTTTATTT from Pseudomonas putida includes the following:
- the benC gene encoding benzoate 1,2-dioxygenase electron transfer component BenC; the protein is MSFQIALNFEDGVTRFIEASGHETVADAAYRQGINIPLDCRDGACGTCKCKAESGRYDLGDNFIEDALSADEIAEGYVLTCQMRAESDCVVRIPASSQLCKTEQASFQAAISDVRQLSASTIALSIKGESLNRLAFLPGQYVNLTVPGSDQSRAYSFSSLQKDGEVSFLIRNVPGGLMSSFLTSLAKAGDNMSLAGPLGSFYLRPIQRPLLLLAGGTGLAPFTAMLEKIAEQGSEHPLHLIYGVTNDFDLVELDRLHALAALIPNFTFSACVANPESHYPQKGYVTQHIEPCHLNDGDVDVYLCGPPPMVEAVSQYIREQGITPANFYYEKFAAAAA
- the benB gene encoding benzoate 1,2-dioxygenase small subunit, producing the protein MSLHETVRDFLYREARYLDDAQWDQWLELYASDASFWMPAWDDDDRLTTDPQSEISLIWYGNRGGLEDRVFRIKTERSSATVPDTRTSHNISNIEIVEQGEGYCQVRFNWHTLSFRYKTTDSYFGTSFYTLDLRGEQPLIKAKKVVLKNDYVRQVIDIYHI
- the benA gene encoding benzoate 1,2-dioxygenase large subunit, translating into MSLGFDYLNAMLEDDREKGIYRCKREMFTDPRLFDLEMKHIFEGNWIYLAHESQIPEKNDFLTLTMGRQPIFIARNKDGELNAFLNACSHRGAMLCRHKRGNRASYTCPFHGWTFNNSGKLLKVKDPSNAGYPDSFNCDGSHDLTKVARFESYRGFLFGSLNADVKPLAEHLGESAKIIDMIVDQSPEGLEVLRGASSYIYEGNWKLTAENGADGYHVSSVHWNYAATQNQRKQREAGEEIKTMSAGAWAKQGGGFYSFDHGHLLLWTRWANPEDRPAFERREQLAADFGQARADWMIENSRNLCLYPNVYLMDQFSSQIRIARPISVNKTEITIYCIAPRGESAEARARRIRQYEDFFNVSGMATPDDLEEFRSCQTGYGGGTGWNDMSRGAAHWVEGADEAAREIELSPLLSGVRTEDEGLFVLQHKYWQDTMLKALEDEQQLIPVEAVQ